A region from the Vicia villosa cultivar HV-30 ecotype Madison, WI linkage group LG3, Vvil1.0, whole genome shotgun sequence genome encodes:
- the LOC131654707 gene encoding uncharacterized protein LOC131654707 yields METKCDPHRAAKSLKKLGFDDYVINSNNGFAGVGNVRGTIHSFDVSCHNGHKWLFTAIYASPNDVKRRNMWDLLKTIASNINLPWLLAEDFNDIAYASEKKGGAQASSRKCKLFRDKIEDCSLMDLGACGPAYTWRGPIFHGGQIIYERLDRALSNESWRLDFHEATVKVLPRVEFSDHHPLMISLTSNKNARAPSRFRFESAWMVEEKYKERLLGIWKKNEGLKMNLKLVEDDAKYWKCKTLNHMQKTKKEIMARLNGVQKRLYGQSNQRALQRLENKLQYDLARILKQEELMWFQRSRSKWLADGDKNIKYYHLKTITRRRRNKTVMLKTSNGDWT; encoded by the exons ATGGAAACCAAATGTGACCCTCATAGGGCTGCAAAATCTCTAAAGAAGTTAGGGTTTGATGATTATGTGATCAACAGTAACAATGGTTTTGCTGGAG TTGGAAATGTCCGAGGAACAATTCATTCATTTGATGTCAGTTGTCATAATGGACATAAGTGGTTGTTTACAGCCATCTATGCTAGTCCAAATGATGTCAAAAGAAGGAATATGTGGGATCTTCTTAAAACTATAGCTAGTAATATTAATCTTCCGTGGCTACTAGCAGAAGATTTTAATGATATAGCCTATGCAAGtgaaaaaaaaggtggtgctcAAGCGTCTAGCAGGAAGTGTAAACTTTTCAGGGATAAGATAGAGGATTGCAGCCTAATGGATCTGGGAGCTTGTGGACCAGCATATACATGGCGTGGACCTATTTTCCATGGAGGGCAAATAATATATGAGAGACTGGATAGGGCGCTCAGCAATGAAAGTTGGAGACTGGATTTTCATGAAGCCACAGTCAAAGTTTTACCACGAGTGGAATTCTCTGACCATCATCCACTCATGATTTCTCTTACTAGTAACAAGAATGCGAGGGCTCCTAGCCGGTTTCGTTTTGAGAGTGCTTGGATGGTGGAGGAGAAATACAAAGAACGATTACTGGGGATTTGGAAGAAAAACGAAGGCTTGAAGATGAATCTTAAGTTGGTGGAAGACGATGCGAAATACTGGAAGTGCAAAACCTTAAACCACATGCAAAAGACAAAGAAAGAAATCATGGCTAGATTGAATGGTGTACAAAAAAGGCTTTATGGGCAATCCAATCAAAGAGCTTTGCAGAGGCTAGAGAATAAGCTTCAATATGACTTGGCTAGGATCCTCAAACAAGAGGAGCTCATGTGGTTTCAACGCTCTCGTTCTAAATGGCTTGCAGATGGTGACAAGAACATCAAGTATTATCATCTCAAGACAattacaagaagaagaagaaataagacAGTGATGCTTAAAACTAGTAATGGAGATTGGACATAA